Proteins encoded in a region of the Balaenoptera musculus isolate JJ_BM4_2016_0621 chromosome 5, mBalMus1.pri.v3, whole genome shotgun sequence genome:
- the UGDH gene encoding LOW QUALITY PROTEIN: UDP-glucose 6-dehydrogenase (The sequence of the model RefSeq protein was modified relative to this genomic sequence to represent the inferred CDS: inserted 3 bases in 2 codons): protein MFEIKKICCIGAGYVGGPTCSVIAHMCPEIRVTVVDVNESRINAWNSPTLPIYEPGLKEVVESCRGKNLFFSTNIDDAIKEADLVFISVNTPTKTYGMGKGRAADLKYIEACARRIVQNSYGYKIVTEKSTVPVRAAESIXRIFDANTKPNLNLQVLSNPEFLAEGTAIKDLKNPDRVLIGGDETPEGQRAVQALCAVYEHWVPREKILTTNTWSSELSKLAANAFLAQRISSINSISALCEATGADIEEVATAIGMDQRIGNKFLKASVGFGGSCFQKDVLNLVYLCEALNLPEVARYWQQVIDMNDYXRRRFASRIIDSLFNTVTDKKIAILGFAFKKDTGDTRESSSIYISKYLMDEGAHLHIYDPKVPREQIVVDLSHPGVSEDDKVARLVTISKDPYEACDGAHAVVICTEWDMFKELDYEHIHKKMLKPAFIFDGRRVLDGLHNELQTIGFQIETIGKKVSSKRIPYAPSGEIPKFSLQDLPNKKPRV, encoded by the exons ATGTTTGAAATTAAGAAGATCTGCTGCATCGGTGCAGGCTATGTTGGAGGACCCACATGTAGTGTCATTGCTCATATGTGCCCTGAAATCAGGGTAACGGTTGTTGATGTCAATGAATCAAGAATCAATGCATGGAACTCTCCTACACTTCCTATTTATGAG ccagGACTAAAAGAAGTGGTAGAATCCTGTCGaggaaaaaatctatttttttccaccAATATTGATGATGCCATTAAAGAAGCTGatcttgtatttatttct GTGAACACTCcaaccaaaacctatggaatggggaAAGGCCGCGCAGCAGATCTGAAGTACATTGAAGCTTGTGCTAGACGCATTGTGCAAAACTCATACGGGTACAAAATTGTGACTGAGAAAAGCACAGTCCCAGTGCGGGCAGCAGAGAGTA CTCGAATATTTGATGCAAACACAAAACCCAACTTGAATTTACAg GTGCTGTCCAACCCTGAGTTCTTGGCAGAAGGAACGGCCATCAAGGACCTGAAGAACCCAGACAGAGTACTGATTGGAGGGGATGAAACCCCAGAGGGTCAGAGAGCTGTGCAGGCACTGTGTGCTGTGTATGAGCACTGGGTTCCCAGAGAAAAGATCCTCACCACTAATACTTGGTCTTCAGAACTTTCCAAACTG gcAGCAAATGCTTTTCTAGCCCAGAGAATCAGCAGCATTAACTCTATAAGTGCCCTCTGTGAAGCAACAGGAGCTGATATAGAAGAGGTGGCAACAGCCATTGGAATGGACCAGAGAATTGGAAATAAGTTTCTGAAAGCCAGTGTTG gtttTGGTGGGAGTTGCTTTCAAAAGGATGTTCTGAATTTGGTTTATCTCTGTGAGGCTCTAAATTTGCCCGAAGTAGCTCGTTATTGGCAGCAG GTCATAGACATGAATGACTA CAGAAGGAGGTTTGCTTCCCGGATTATAGACAGTCTGTTTAATACAGTGACTGATAAGAAGATAGCTATTTTGGGGTTTGCATTCAAAAAGGACACCGGTGATACGAG agagTCGTCTAGTATATATATTAGCAAATATTTGATGGATGAAGGCGCACACCTCCATATATATGATCCAAAAGTACCAAGGGAACAAATAGTTGTGGATCTTTCTCATCCAGGAGTTTCAGAGGATGACAAAG TGGCCCGGCTCGTGACCATTTCCAAGGACCCCTATGAAGCATGTGATGGTGCCCATGCTGTTGTGATTTGCACTGAATGGGACATGTTTAAG GAACTGGACTATGAACACATTCATAAAAAAATGCTGAAGCCAGCCTTTATCTTTGATGGACGACGTGTCCTGGATGGGCTCCACAATGAACTACAAACCATTGGCTTCCAG attGAAACAATTGGCAAAAAGGTGTCTTCAAAGAGAATTCCATATGCTCCTTCTGGTGAAATTCCAAAGTTTAGTCTTCAGGATCTACCCAACAAGAAACCCAGAGTATAG